In Parasteatoda tepidariorum isolate YZ-2023 chromosome 2, CAS_Ptep_4.0, whole genome shotgun sequence, one DNA window encodes the following:
- the LOC107441428 gene encoding ras association domain-containing protein 10-like, with product MGTDIPLWIGGLQKWVTGVSKQTTCEDIIKAVLLANESFHHHKSGSKSHRDYKHYVIVERWHKVEKPLDPRSRLLKVWNTWGLEQCNVRFLLKRAHHAQTSGSTPRDVKSHRRKVNSKSTKTWHPRKLRSESEDDGSVACCLDNDEHFPATEDQLRNLIASQSDAISSQVRKLRDKDEEIEVIENGIHTQRMRQIGANYVLDTYLADSSEGEAANVNTATSNETPSDSKKQSTTDVCDTLDDCIELYQKVLLIWDRVHQEELTIKDLTLKIQQSLEKKDSDTNCKLLDEDPELAFAGPERLEEILHRTKNDIERLLRINQTQQLTIQQNEKTLLDCTKIIQDKHYYLQHLKSDLDRLDQENARLQEEFSAIQVISMDRTASCEAPENGDSNSDTGLSSMHSSSDDGGNILDTLV from the coding sequence ATGGGCACAGATATTCCACTCTGGATAGGTGGACTTCAAAAGTGGGTGACAGGAGTCTCTAAACAAACGACTTGTGAAGACATTATCAAAGCTGTTTTATTAGCGAACGAAAGTTTCCACCATCACAAAAGCGGTAGCAAATCACATCGTGATTACAAACATTACGTCATAGTGGAACGTTGGCACAAAGTGGAAAAACCTCTGGATCCGCGCTCCCGGCTCCTTAAAGTGTGGAACACTTGGGGTCTGGAGCAATGCAACGTTCGATTCCTCCTGAAGAGAGCGCACCACGCTCAAACTTCGGGTTCCACCCCACGTGACGTTAAATCGCACCGGCGGAAGGTTAATTCCAAATCTACAAAAACTTGGCATCCTCGTAAACTTCGATCAGAATCTGAGGATGACGGAAGTGTCGCTTGTTGTCTGGACAACGATGAACACTTTCCAGCAACGGAAGACCAACTCAGAAATCTCATTGCTTCCCAAAGTGATGCTATTTCATCTCAAGTTAGGAAATTGCGAGACAAAGATGAGGAGATTGAAGTCATTGAGAACGGAATCCATACGCAGCGGATGCGCCAAATTGGCGCCAATTACGTCCTCGATACGTACTTAGCTGACTCCAGTGAAGGTGAGGCGGCTAATGTTAACACTGCCACTAGCAACGAAACTCCTAGTGATTCTAAAAAACAATCTACCACTGATGTCTGTGATACTTTAGATGATTGCATCGAACTTTACCAAAAGGTTCTTCTAATATGGGACAGGGTGCATCAAGAGGAACTGACCATTAAAGATCTAACTCTGAAAATTCAGCAGAGTCTTGAAAAAAAAGACAGTGATACGAATTGCAAACTTCTTGATGAGGACCCTGAACTAGCGTTTGCTGGTCCGGAAAGGTTAGAGGAGATCTTACACCGAACTAAAAACGATATAGAGAGGTTGTTGAGGATAAACCAAACACAACAATTAACAAtccaacaaaatgaaaaaacctTGTTAGATTGTACAAAGATAATACAAGATAAGCATTACTACTTGCAACATTTAAAATCTGATCTTGATAGATTAGACCAAGAGAATGCACGACTGCAAGAAGAGTTTTCTGCTATACAAGTGATATCAATGGATCGAACTGCTTCCTGTGAAGCACCAGAAAATGGTGATAGCAATTCAGATACAGGTTTGAGCTCTATGCATAGCAGCAGTGACGACGGAGGAAATATTTTAGATACATTAGTATAA